A DNA window from Arachis duranensis cultivar V14167 chromosome 3, aradu.V14167.gnm2.J7QH, whole genome shotgun sequence contains the following coding sequences:
- the LOC107481160 gene encoding uncharacterized protein LOC107481160 isoform X1 has translation MESSLTLATESFSYSWLSSSACKSTTTTPLDPNCHNFNFDISFLTNPSPNSSSCVVAYADELFSAGTIKPLFVLHPNNTKLVDSLDKTINKPTTSSSSNSRDLRSPIHHHNHDELFTRWKASTRRTFKNISRRIGRLSRKVVCSGKIVSVIDDDIDIDNHNNKNKERQVKRSSITVHPVIGAFHDSHLENSIHEAVLHCKRSKIEEKKNWTGFNLLETCQAEGFIHDILS, from the exons ATGGAATCTTCATTGACTCTAGCCACTGAGAGCTTCTCATATAGTTGGTTATCATCATCAGCCTGCAAATCTACTACTACAACACCATTAGACCCAAATTGCCACAACTTCAACTTTGATATCTCTTTTTTAACTAATCCATCAcctaattcttcttcttgtgtTGTTGCTTATGCTGATGAACTCTTCTCTGCTGGTACCATCAAACCTCTGTTTGTTCTTCACCCTAATAACACCAAACTAGTAGATTCCTTGGACAAAACCATTAATAAGCCTACTACTTCTTCATCTTCCAATTCAAGAGATCTTAGGTCTCCAattcatcatcataatcatgatGAATTGTTCACAAGGTGGAAGGCATCAACAAGGAGAACATTCAAGAACATATCGAGGCGTATCGGCCGGTTAAGCCGGAAAGTTGTGTGTTCAGGGAAGATTGTTAGTGttattgatgatgatattgatattgataatcacaataacaagaacaaagaAAGGCAAGTTAAAAGATCATCAATTACAGTTCATCCTGTTATTGGTGCTTTCCATGATTCTCATCTTGAGAATTCAATTCATGAAGCTGTTCTTCATTGCAAAAGATCA aaaattgaagagaagaaaaattggACAGGCTTTAATTTGCTAGAGACATGCCAAGCTGAGGGATTTATACATGATATATTAAGTTAA
- the LOC107481160 gene encoding uncharacterized protein LOC107481160 isoform X2, with product MESSLTLATESFSYSWLSSSACKSTTTTPLDPNCHNFNFDISFLTNPSPNSSSCVVAYADELFSAGTIKPLFVLHPNNTKLVDSLDKTINKPTTSSSSNSRDLRSPIHHHNHDELFTRWKASTRRTFKNISRRIGRLSRKVVCSGKIVSVIDDDIDIDNHNNKNKERQVKRSSITVHPVIGAFHDSHLENSIHEAVLHCKRSVEN from the exons ATGGAATCTTCATTGACTCTAGCCACTGAGAGCTTCTCATATAGTTGGTTATCATCATCAGCCTGCAAATCTACTACTACAACACCATTAGACCCAAATTGCCACAACTTCAACTTTGATATCTCTTTTTTAACTAATCCATCAcctaattcttcttcttgtgtTGTTGCTTATGCTGATGAACTCTTCTCTGCTGGTACCATCAAACCTCTGTTTGTTCTTCACCCTAATAACACCAAACTAGTAGATTCCTTGGACAAAACCATTAATAAGCCTACTACTTCTTCATCTTCCAATTCAAGAGATCTTAGGTCTCCAattcatcatcataatcatgatGAATTGTTCACAAGGTGGAAGGCATCAACAAGGAGAACATTCAAGAACATATCGAGGCGTATCGGCCGGTTAAGCCGGAAAGTTGTGTGTTCAGGGAAGATTGTTAGTGttattgatgatgatattgatattgataatcacaataacaagaacaaagaAAGGCAAGTTAAAAGATCATCAATTACAGTTCATCCTGTTATTGGTGCTTTCCATGATTCTCATCTTGAGAATTCAATTCATGAAGCTGTTCTTCATTGCAAAAGATCAGTAG aaaattga